A window of Tautonia plasticadhaerens contains these coding sequences:
- a CDS encoding IS701 family transposase: MSKTYTPELDPEALSRLDAYAARFRDAFALDRPARWCPVYLRGLITDGERKSIEPLSRRVPLPPELAVKDPEQALQQFVSQSPWDEQAAWKRYRAVMAECFADPAGIFVIDDTTFPKQGKHSVGVQRQHCGALGKKANCQCAVSVHYVSPKGHCPLDLRLYLPESWLGDEARLDRAGVPEPERRMLTKGQIALELLDRVRGEGLPGQLVLADAGYGVSGPSRAGLAERGLHYIVGVTDELVVFTEEPRWIEPTAATGGRPQKRPRLAEGSPRPVSLRELASRTPRRKVTWREGTKGPMSGRFAWLRVWPGHGWATGDCAGEEPLWLLIEEQADGKLKYAFSDLPAGTSRLRAVRLWRSRWPVEQGYQQMKEELGLDHFEGRSWRGFHHHACLVMLAYGFLALEQRRARRGRPRPGKRGGAEVR, translated from the coding sequence ATGAGCAAGACCTACACCCCCGAACTCGACCCCGAGGCCCTCTCACGCCTCGACGCCTACGCCGCCCGCTTCCGCGACGCCTTCGCCCTCGATCGGCCCGCCCGCTGGTGCCCGGTCTATCTCCGCGGCCTGATCACCGACGGCGAGCGCAAGAGCATCGAGCCGCTCTCCCGACGCGTCCCCCTGCCGCCCGAGCTGGCCGTCAAGGACCCCGAGCAGGCGCTGCAGCAGTTCGTCAGCCAGAGCCCCTGGGACGAGCAGGCGGCCTGGAAGCGCTACAGGGCCGTCATGGCCGAGTGCTTCGCCGACCCGGCCGGCATCTTCGTCATCGACGACACGACCTTCCCCAAGCAGGGCAAGCACTCCGTCGGGGTGCAGCGTCAGCACTGCGGCGCGCTGGGCAAGAAGGCCAACTGCCAGTGCGCCGTCTCGGTGCACTACGTCAGCCCGAAGGGGCACTGCCCGCTCGACCTGCGGCTGTACCTGCCGGAGAGCTGGCTGGGGGACGAGGCGCGCCTCGACCGGGCGGGCGTGCCCGAGCCGGAGCGGCGGATGCTGACCAAGGGGCAGATCGCCTTGGAGCTGCTGGACCGGGTCCGTGGCGAGGGGCTGCCGGGGCAGCTGGTGCTGGCCGACGCCGGCTACGGCGTCTCCGGGCCGTCCCGCGCCGGCCTGGCCGAGCGTGGCCTGCACTATATCGTCGGCGTCACCGACGAGTTGGTGGTCTTCACCGAGGAGCCCCGGTGGATCGAGCCGACGGCCGCGACGGGCGGCCGCCCGCAGAAGCGGCCCCGCCTGGCCGAGGGATCCCCCCGGCCGGTCAGCCTGAGGGAGCTGGCCTCGCGGACGCCGCGGCGGAAGGTCACCTGGCGCGAAGGGACGAAGGGCCCGATGTCGGGCCGCTTCGCCTGGCTGCGGGTCTGGCCGGGGCACGGCTGGGCCACCGGCGACTGTGCCGGCGAGGAGCCGCTCTGGCTGCTGATCGAGGAGCAGGCCGACGGCAAGCTCAAGTACGCCTTCAGCGACCTGCCGGCGGGCACCAGCCGCCTGCGGGCAGTGCGGCTGTGGCGGAGCCGCTGGCCGGTGGAGCAGGGCTACCAGCAGATGAAGGAGGAACTCGGGCTGGACCACTTCGAGGGCCGCTCCTGGCGCGGGTTCCACCACCACGCCTGCCTGGTGATGCTGGCCTACGGCTTCCTGGCACTCGAGCAGCGGCGAGCCCGCCGGGGTCGACCCCGGCCGGGCAAAAGGGGGGGCGCCGAGGTCCGGTGA